From Micromonospora carbonacea:
CGCGCCGGCCAGTCCCCGGCGTGGAGCTGGGACGGCGGCGCGCCCGAGGGGTTCGTCTGGCAGGGCGTGCACGCCTCCCAGCTGATGGTGCACTGGGCCGGGCAGCCCGGGGTCGGTGCCCGGGTCGTCGCGGCGGCCCGGGCCGCCGCGGTGCTCGGGGCTCCCGCCTGATCGCCGCGGTGCTCGGGGCTCCCGCCTGACCGCCGCCGCTCACCCGGGGACGGGCCCCTGGTGAGCGGCGTCGTCGTCAGCCGACGATGGCGTCGGAGGGCGGGGTGAACTGGCGGGTGGGCTGGCCCTTCAAACCGTCGCGCAGGGTGTTCGCCACCGCCGCGATCGGGATCTGGGACTGCCCGTCGCCGACCGCGTTGAACGGGTTGTCCGGGTCCGCGATGAAGCTCGCCGCCGCCAGCTCCGGCGTGTAGCCGACGAACCAGGCCGACCGGGTGCTGTCGGTCGTACCCGTCTTGCCGGCCACCGGCCGCCCCACCGTGCCCCGCACGCTGTCGGCGGTCGACCAGCCGCCGCAGCTCCCCTTGGCCGGCGTGTCGCCGGTCGGGCAGCGGGCCGCGTCGGTGGCGGCGCGGGCCGCGTCGGCGCTGACCACCTGCCGGCAGCGCGGCTTGGCGACCTCCCGCTCGATCCCGCCGGCCGTCGTGTACGTGGCCGGGGTGCCGTCCCGCTTGCTGATGGACTGGACGGGCATCGCCTCGCAGTACCGCCCGTCGGCGGCGATCGCGGCGTAGGCGTTCGCCATCTCCAGCGGGGTGGCGTCGGAGACGCCCAGGGTGAAAGCGCCCCACTTCCTGGCCTTGGCCGGCGACGCCTGCTCCCGGTCGACGTCGGTGCGCCAGCGCAGCCCGAGCTGCTCGGCGAGCCGCACGGCGGCGTCCGCCCCGACCCTCTCCTCCAGTTGGACGAAGTAGGTGTTCACCGACTTGCCGAACCCGGACCACATGGTCTGCCGGCCCGTCATCGCGCCGCTGGCGTTGGACGGGGCCCACCCGTCGTACACCTCGGAGCGGTAGCGGTACGGCGAGTCGTACGCGGTGGACAGCGGCATCCCGGCGTTGAGCGCGGCCAGCATCGGGAACATCTTGAACGTCGACCCGGCCTGGTAACCGGGGAGGTCGCCGCCGCCGAGCAGGGGCGCCACGGTGTTCGGATAGTTCGCCTTCACCTTCGGTGACGCCTCCGGGTTGGAGCTGGGCCCGTTCTCGCTGACGTCCAGCGAGTAGTTGCGGTTCACCGCCATCGCCTTGATCCGCCCGGTGCCCGGTTCGGCGACGACGATGCCGTTGGCGAACGGGCTGCCGGTGTTCTCCTTGGCCCCGACGTTCTTCTCGGCCGCCGCCTGGATCTTCGGGTCGATGCTGAGCACGATGCGGTAGCCGCCGCGGCGCAGCTTGTCCATCCGTTCCAGCCGGTTCTCCCCGAACGCGGGCTGGGCGCTCCACCAGTTCTTCAGGTAGTCGCAGGCGAAGCCCCAGGTCTGGTACGTCGCCGGCAGCGACGCGCAGTCGTTCGGCGGGTCGGTCAGCTTGAGCCGGATCGGCTCGGCCTTCGCCGCGGTGGCGGCGTCCGGGCTGAGGTAGCCGAGCTGCGCCATCCGGTCCAGCACGTAGTTGCGCCGGCCGGTGGCGTCCTTCTGGTCGGAGCTGGCCGGGTCGTACTCGGAGGGCGACTTGACCAGTCCGGCGAGGGTGGCCGCCTCGACCGGGCTGAGGGTGGCCGGCGTCTTGGAGAAGAAGATCTGCGCGGCGGCGTAGATGCCGTACGCCCGGTGGCCGAAGTACGCCGAGTTGAGGTAGCGCTCCAGGATCTGCTCCTTGGTCAGCTCCTTCTCGACGTCCAGCGCCATCCGCATCTCCTTGACCTTGCGCAGGCTGGTCTGCTGGGTGGCCTCCTGGACCTCCTTCGGGGTCT
This genomic window contains:
- a CDS encoding transglycosylase domain-containing protein encodes the protein MSNRPLASVGRLVPLLRAGLIAGIVIAGALYPLAAVTGLGAKATAHAGEQKADILRTALPAETSYVYAPDGRTVLTMFYEEYRRYTKLSDMSPNIQQAIVAAEDSRFYQHRGVDPKGAARAFVANSQSGGVSQGASTLTMQFVRMTLRDSAKTPKEVQEATQQTSLRKVKEMRMALDVEKELTKEQILERYLNSAYFGHRAYGIYAAAQIFFSKTPATLSPVEAATLAGLVKSPSEYDPASSDQKDATGRRNYVLDRMAQLGYLSPDAATAAKAEPIRLKLTDPPNDCASLPATYQTWGFACDYLKNWWSAQPAFGENRLERMDKLRRGGYRIVLSIDPKIQAAAEKNVGAKENTGSPFANGIVVAEPGTGRIKAMAVNRNYSLDVSENGPSSNPEASPKVKANYPNTVAPLLGGGDLPGYQAGSTFKMFPMLAALNAGMPLSTAYDSPYRYRSEVYDGWAPSNASGAMTGRQTMWSGFGKSVNTYFVQLEERVGADAAVRLAEQLGLRWRTDVDREQASPAKARKWGAFTLGVSDATPLEMANAYAAIAADGRYCEAMPVQSISKRDGTPATYTTAGGIEREVAKPRCRQVVSADAARAATDAARCPTGDTPAKGSCGGWSTADSVRGTVGRPVAGKTGTTDSTRSAWFVGYTPELAAASFIADPDNPFNAVGDGQSQIPIAAVANTLRDGLKGQPTRQFTPPSDAIVG